In a single window of the Acidobacteriota bacterium genome:
- a CDS encoding TlpA family protein disulfide reductase produces MRKVIILIAALAIFAAAAAAQPSSPFVSDPSEPIFTAADMNGNRLDIRDFRGKVVVLNLWFINCPNCLAEIKLLNQLVDAYQGKDVVFLAPAASTKTDLTKFLAKNPFKYKVLPDAGNIIIGKFGTPDKSGSMSMPFPMHIVLNRDGRIITRAPGIKGIEAVKAELKRQFPG; encoded by the coding sequence ATGCGAAAAGTTATCATTCTGATCGCCGCTTTGGCGATCTTTGCCGCAGCCGCAGCCGCCCAGCCCTCATCACCGTTTGTTTCCGATCCGAGTGAGCCGATATTTACGGCCGCCGACATGAATGGGAATCGCTTGGATATCCGAGATTTCCGCGGCAAGGTTGTCGTTCTCAATCTATGGTTCATTAACTGCCCGAACTGTCTGGCCGAAATAAAGCTCCTTAATCAATTGGTCGACGCCTATCAGGGAAAGGATGTTGTTTTCCTCGCTCCGGCAGCAAGCACCAAGACCGACCTCACAAAGTTTTTGGCGAAGAACCCGTTCAAATACAAGGTTCTCCCTGATGCCGGCAACATCATCATCGGTAAATTCGGCACGCCGGACAAAAGCGGCAGTATGAGTATGCCCTTCCCAATGCATATCGTGCTCAACCGAGATGGACGGATCATCACGAGAGCCCCCGGCATTAAGGGTATCGAAGCCGTGAAGGCTGAGCTGAAAAGACAGTTTCCCGGCTGA
- a CDS encoding TlpA family protein disulfide reductase, producing the protein MRNLFPILVLLAVCSVIPAIGQNRINVGAEAPGFSATDINGNALELNDLRGSVVVITFWSTRCEICRHEFPHLNKLIDEYRGKNVNFLSPSMEQEDRIKAFLRSNRIASRVLPNSFGLVMQYADNDGKGRIEMGFPSYFVIGTDGRVRFRGSGWNKIEQLRSAIDRDLAK; encoded by the coding sequence ATGAGAAATTTATTTCCGATATTGGTTCTGCTGGCGGTATGCTCCGTAATCCCGGCTATTGGTCAAAACCGAATAAACGTCGGTGCCGAAGCTCCCGGATTTTCTGCGACAGATATCAACGGAAACGCGCTCGAACTTAACGACCTTCGCGGGTCTGTCGTGGTCATCACCTTTTGGTCTACAAGGTGTGAGATCTGCAGACACGAGTTCCCCCACCTGAATAAGCTCATCGACGAGTATCGCGGCAAGAATGTCAACTTCCTGTCGCCCTCGATGGAACAGGAAGACCGCATCAAGGCATTTCTGCGGTCGAACCGGATCGCTTCTCGTGTACTTCCGAACAGCTTTGGCCTAGTAATGCAATACGCCGATAACGATGGTAAGGGTAGAATTGAAATGGGTTTTCCTTCGTATTTTGTGATCGGGACCGATGGCCGGGTTCGTTTCAGAGGAAGCGGTTGGAACAAGATCGAGCAACTGCGAAGCGCCATCGACCGCGATCTCGCCAAATAG
- the recF gene encoding DNA replication and repair protein RecF (All proteins in this family for which functions are known are DNA-binding proteins that assist the filamentation of RecA onto DNA for the initiation of recombination or recombinational repair.): MIVESVSATDLRNLRGSIYLRPGLNILLGPNGEGKTNWLEAIFISASGRSFRTSKLGESIRFEHEAASVSAEVRESAEVLRKLGVGIVERGKQLFINDKKAKPNEYAGNLSVVLFNSDELEVIRGGPDARRRFMDEGIEGLHPPFRKVFSDHQRVIRQKNALLAKAFDAGWGTDQIRDALQPWNEQLIELSAKIHRARVRFVERLSGVLEKRLFSREDVSLRYRSSLEGKGDLDNYAGLIAERLDLRLDAELAAGHSLIGPHRDDLEILFDGKDIRKFGSSGQQRSALLLLQLAGIEVFNATRGEYPVFLIDDIDAELDYRRIGKLLEYLHGKTQTIVTTSKESLIDRFGDEANVIRIEGGAARGPA, translated from the coding sequence GTGATTGTTGAGTCCGTATCGGCGACCGATCTGCGAAACCTGCGAGGAAGCATCTATCTGCGGCCGGGCCTCAACATACTGCTTGGGCCCAACGGCGAGGGAAAGACCAATTGGCTTGAAGCGATATTCATCTCGGCCTCGGGCCGCTCGTTCAGAACATCAAAACTTGGTGAAAGTATCCGATTCGAGCATGAAGCTGCTTCAGTAAGTGCAGAAGTTCGCGAATCCGCGGAGGTGCTCAGAAAACTCGGCGTAGGCATCGTTGAACGAGGTAAGCAACTTTTCATCAATGACAAGAAAGCGAAACCGAACGAATACGCAGGCAACTTGAGCGTGGTGCTTTTCAATTCCGATGAGCTGGAGGTCATCAGGGGCGGCCCGGACGCCCGCCGCCGCTTCATGGACGAGGGGATCGAAGGCCTTCATCCCCCGTTCAGAAAGGTATTTTCAGATCATCAGCGAGTGATCCGCCAAAAGAACGCACTCCTGGCAAAGGCATTTGACGCCGGTTGGGGAACCGATCAGATCCGCGATGCTTTGCAGCCTTGGAACGAGCAGCTGATAGAGCTGTCGGCAAAGATACATCGGGCACGCGTCAGGTTCGTCGAAAGGCTTTCGGGTGTGCTTGAAAAGCGGTTGTTCAGCCGTGAGGACGTTTCGCTGCGCTATCGTTCGTCACTCGAAGGAAAGGGCGATCTGGATAACTATGCCGGATTGATCGCCGAAAGGCTGGACCTGCGGCTGGACGCCGAACTTGCCGCGGGGCATTCGCTGATAGGGCCGCATCGCGACGATCTTGAGATACTGTTCGACGGAAAAGACATACGAAAATTCGGCTCGTCGGGCCAGCAGAGGAGTGCCCTTCTGCTTTTGCAATTAGCTGGCATCGAGGTGTTCAATGCAACTCGCGGCGAATATCCCGTATTTCTGATCGATGATATCGATGCAGAACTGGATTATCGACGTATCGGGAAGCTGCTGGAATACCTTCACGGAAAGACGCAGACGATCGTTACGACGTCAAAGGAAAGCCTCATCGACCGTTTCGGTGATGAGGCAAATGTCATCAGAATTGAAGGCGGAGCGGCCCGCGGGCCGGCTTAG
- the gyrB gene encoding DNA topoisomerase (ATP-hydrolyzing) subunit B — protein sequence MRGLQDLAKAKTEYGADAITVLEGRDAVRKRPAMYIGSTSDLGLHHLVYEVVDNSVDEALAGFCDTIEVTIHMDNSITVVDNGRGIPTDIHKQEGRSAAEVVMTVLHAGGKFDSNSYKVSGGLHGVGVSCVNFLSEYLRLEIWRDGKTHEMEFEAGIPVAPLKETGTTSKRGTKITFRPDSSIFETTVYSFEKLSERLREKAFLNKGIRIHIKDEREEPEKSHEFYYKGGIAEFVKHLNRNKAPLHDEPLYFEQTSDDLSIEVSMQYNDSYDEKIFSFANNINTVDGGTHLSGFRGAITRTINNYAESSGLMKNAKVALSGDDVREGLVAVISVKIPQPQFEGQTKGKLNSPVKGPVESFLNEKLGEFFEQNPSVAKKIVGKAVDAARAREAARKAREIVRKSALGTSTLPGKLADCQEKDPALSEIYIVEGDSAGGSAKQGRDRKNQAVLPLKGKILNVEKARFDKMLGHGEIKALITALGTGIGKDDFDINKLRYHKICLMTDADVDGSHIRTLLLTFFYRQMPELLEGGFVYIAQPPLYKVKRGKKEEYIKDEKAMFRYLMRMATNDLSLRSADRLIEGRELSKALEQTTELKNYTERLTRRLSGDELLVTSLLEAFGGRDGVVTKSSFRMKKIFGDQDLMAEVEAKLRDAGFNTDLVMDDEHSLWAVEVAYANGQRVRVDWNLASYVEFQKAVELKRDLEVSFPAPFVLGENGRSEELSSREDLLEKIMSLAKKDLTIQRYKGLGEMNPEQLWETTMDPEKRTMLQVRIEDAVETDGLFTVLMGDQVEPRRRFIEDNALDVKNLDV from the coding sequence ATCAGAGGTTTACAGGATTTGGCAAAGGCAAAAACAGAATACGGTGCGGATGCGATCACTGTCCTGGAAGGGCGTGACGCGGTCAGAAAACGACCCGCGATGTACATCGGCTCGACCAGCGATCTAGGGCTGCATCATTTGGTTTATGAGGTCGTCGATAACTCGGTAGATGAGGCCCTTGCGGGCTTCTGCGACACGATCGAGGTCACGATCCACATGGATAACTCTATAACCGTCGTGGACAACGGACGAGGAATTCCGACCGACATTCACAAACAGGAAGGCCGTTCAGCCGCGGAGGTCGTGATGACGGTGCTGCACGCCGGGGGCAAGTTCGATTCGAATTCTTACAAGGTTTCCGGTGGTCTGCATGGCGTAGGCGTCAGCTGCGTTAACTTTTTGAGCGAGTATCTTCGGCTTGAGATCTGGCGCGATGGAAAGACGCACGAGATGGAATTCGAGGCCGGCATACCGGTCGCGCCGCTGAAAGAGACGGGCACCACCTCAAAAAGAGGCACAAAGATCACTTTCAGGCCCGATTCAAGCATTTTTGAAACGACGGTTTACAGTTTCGAAAAGCTGTCCGAAAGACTTCGGGAGAAGGCGTTTCTGAACAAGGGCATTCGCATTCATATAAAGGACGAGCGCGAGGAACCGGAAAAGTCGCACGAATTCTACTACAAAGGCGGTATTGCCGAGTTTGTAAAACACTTGAACCGCAACAAGGCCCCGCTTCACGACGAGCCTCTATATTTTGAACAGACCTCGGACGATCTTTCGATCGAGGTATCGATGCAGTACAACGACAGCTACGACGAGAAGATCTTTTCGTTTGCCAACAACATCAATACGGTTGACGGCGGAACTCATTTGTCAGGCTTTCGCGGTGCTATCACGCGTACTATCAACAATTACGCTGAAAGCTCCGGCCTCATGAAGAACGCCAAGGTCGCTCTTTCGGGCGATGACGTGCGAGAAGGACTCGTCGCAGTTATCTCTGTAAAGATCCCGCAGCCGCAGTTCGAAGGACAGACAAAGGGCAAACTCAATTCGCCGGTGAAAGGCCCGGTCGAGTCATTCCTAAATGAAAAGCTCGGCGAGTTTTTCGAGCAGAATCCTTCGGTCGCGAAAAAGATCGTCGGAAAGGCTGTTGACGCCGCCCGTGCCCGCGAGGCCGCCAGAAAGGCACGTGAGATCGTGCGAAAATCGGCGCTTGGTACGTCAACGCTGCCCGGGAAGCTCGCAGACTGCCAGGAGAAGGATCCGGCTCTCTCTGAGATATACATCGTCGAGGGTGATTCCGCCGGAGGCTCGGCAAAACAAGGCCGCGACCGAAAGAATCAGGCCGTTCTGCCTCTAAAGGGAAAGATCCTTAACGTCGAAAAGGCACGTTTTGACAAGATGCTCGGCCATGGCGAGATCAAGGCCCTGATCACGGCTCTGGGGACCGGCATCGGCAAGGACGATTTCGATATAAACAAACTTCGCTATCACAAGATCTGTCTGATGACGGACGCTGATGTTGACGGCTCGCACATTCGCACGCTGCTGCTCACGTTCTTTTACAGGCAGATGCCCGAGCTGCTCGAGGGCGGATTCGTCTATATCGCTCAGCCGCCGCTTTACAAGGTAAAGCGGGGCAAGAAAGAGGAATACATCAAGGACGAGAAGGCAATGTTCCGCTATCTGATGCGGATGGCGACCAACGACCTGAGCCTGCGTTCGGCAGATCGGCTTATCGAAGGACGCGAGCTTTCAAAGGCACTTGAGCAGACGACGGAACTCAAGAATTACACCGAACGGCTGACGCGCCGCCTCTCGGGTGATGAACTGCTCGTCACATCGCTCCTGGAGGCATTTGGCGGACGTGACGGCGTGGTTACAAAAAGCTCATTCCGAATGAAGAAGATATTCGGCGACCAGGATCTGATGGCGGAGGTCGAGGCAAAACTTCGTGACGCCGGCTTCAATACAGATCTGGTAATGGACGACGAACACAGCTTGTGGGCGGTAGAGGTGGCATATGCGAACGGACAGCGTGTGCGTGTGGATTGGAATCTGGCGAGCTACGTCGAATTTCAAAAGGCCGTTGAGCTCAAACGCGATCTTGAGGTCAGCTTTCCCGCTCCTTTCGTGCTTGGCGAGAACGGCCGCAGCGAAGAGCTTTCGTCACGCGAAGACCTGCTCGAAAAGATAATGTCTCTCGCGAAAAAAGACCTAACCATTCAGCGTTACAAAGGACTGGGCGAGATGAATCCGGAGCAGCTTTGGGAAACCACGATGGATCCGGAAAAGAGAACGATGCTGCAGGTTCGGATCGAGGACGCGGTCGAGACGGACGGACTTTTCACCGTGCTCATGGGCGATCAGGTCGAACCGAGGCGTAGGTTCATCGAGGATAACGCACTTGATGTGAAGAATCTCGACGTGTAA
- a CDS encoding winged helix-turn-helix domain-containing protein produces the protein MSLKNNDLRRFGRFRLDAVSKVFWADEKLVPLPPKEVEILCVLTESGNEVVSKRLLMDRVWQDAFVEESNLSQHIYRLRRTFEEFGESGFIQTVPRRGYRFTVPVETETPADIVIERRSVSSTLVEEVETPTISSLAIFSRPYAVAAVGLLLVFAIGAAFIGYNGFGSPASISSIAVFPVRVIAGDEATGIRAHGLTESLVTHLGSIEGFRVSFYEAELKQPGSQIELVATGRELGVDAVLESVLQQDAGEMRMWLRLLSVNDGRQLWSKTIIEDARNVFRLQDQISHETAMALFRNLDPKALKHPTENSEAFEAYLRGRYLLDKRRSELYEQALVDFRRAVELDPRFAAAYSGIADVYALQANLKTGVLRDELYRASKEYSLKALEIDPNSANAHTSLAWVKRTHEWDWEAAEKHFRLAIDADPNYVTARQWYALLLTSLGRLDEAVIQIEKARELEPLSRSVLTNYVSIAQYRGDLDRLTSLAQKAESLEDDPARQWRVRMLALYRNGQFAEVVEMFRQRTAENGGKMTSDYGAMLAAMSLKKLGRPNEAAPFVENLMKRAADRPEAAYRLAVVEAEFGNYKRAMDLLEHCLRERDDRMVWLKVEPEFAGLRSFPRFTELLAKMRLA, from the coding sequence ATGTCGTTGAAGAACAATGATTTACGCAGATTCGGACGATTTCGGCTCGATGCCGTATCCAAGGTGTTCTGGGCTGATGAAAAGCTCGTTCCGCTGCCGCCTAAAGAGGTCGAGATACTTTGTGTCCTAACGGAAAGCGGCAATGAGGTTGTGTCAAAGCGATTGCTGATGGACCGCGTTTGGCAGGATGCCTTTGTTGAGGAAAGCAATCTCTCGCAGCACATCTATCGCCTCCGACGCACCTTTGAAGAGTTTGGAGAAAGTGGATTCATACAGACTGTACCGCGACGCGGTTATCGCTTTACCGTTCCGGTCGAAACGGAGACGCCGGCCGACATTGTCATCGAGCGGCGGTCAGTGTCGAGCACGCTGGTCGAAGAGGTCGAAACTCCCACGATTTCTTCATTAGCGATCTTCTCAAGGCCGTACGCGGTCGCGGCTGTCGGCCTTTTGCTGGTCTTTGCGATCGGAGCGGCGTTTATCGGTTACAACGGTTTTGGAAGTCCCGCTTCCATCAGCTCGATCGCAGTATTTCCCGTCAGAGTTATTGCTGGCGACGAAGCCACAGGCATTCGGGCGCACGGCCTTACAGAATCGTTGGTCACTCATTTGGGCAGCATCGAGGGATTTCGCGTCTCGTTTTACGAGGCTGAGCTTAAGCAGCCGGGCAGCCAAATCGAATTGGTCGCCACCGGGCGTGAGCTCGGGGTAGATGCGGTCCTTGAGAGCGTGCTCCAGCAGGACGCCGGGGAAATGCGCATGTGGCTTCGGCTGCTTAGCGTCAATGACGGCCGTCAATTATGGTCGAAAACGATCATCGAGGATGCTCGTAACGTTTTTCGGCTTCAGGACCAGATATCGCATGAAACAGCGATGGCACTGTTCCGAAACCTTGACCCAAAGGCTCTCAAACATCCGACAGAAAATTCCGAAGCATTTGAAGCATATCTGCGCGGAAGATATCTGCTGGACAAACGCAGGTCCGAATTATACGAGCAGGCGCTCGTGGATTTTCGAAGGGCAGTTGAGCTCGACCCGCGATTTGCGGCCGCCTATAGCGGGATCGCGGACGTTTACGCCCTTCAGGCGAATCTAAAGACAGGTGTGCTTCGCGATGAACTCTACCGTGCGTCAAAGGAATACTCACTAAAGGCGCTCGAGATAGATCCGAATTCCGCCAACGCACACACGTCGCTTGCATGGGTCAAGCGTACACATGAATGGGATTGGGAAGCAGCGGAAAAACACTTTCGGCTGGCCATCGATGCGGATCCGAACTACGTCACGGCACGGCAGTGGTATGCCCTGCTTCTGACCTCGCTCGGACGATTGGATGAGGCGGTCATCCAGATCGAAAAAGCCCGCGAGCTTGAACCGCTTTCGCGGTCCGTTCTTACGAACTATGTGTCGATAGCTCAATACCGCGGTGATCTTGACCGCCTGACATCTCTTGCTCAAAAGGCAGAGTCGCTGGAAGATGATCCGGCGCGGCAATGGCGTGTGCGGATGCTCGCTCTCTATCGAAACGGACAGTTCGCCGAGGTGGTTGAGATGTTTCGCCAACGAACCGCGGAAAATGGCGGGAAAATGACCTCAGATTATGGGGCGATGCTGGCCGCCATGTCGCTGAAGAAGCTCGGCCGTCCGAATGAAGCGGCCCCATTCGTGGAAAACCTGATGAAACGCGCCGCCGACCGCCCCGAAGCTGCGTATAGGCTTGCCGTTGTCGAAGCTGAATTCGGCAATTACAAACGTGCCATGGACCTGCTCGAACACTGTCTGCGGGAACGCGACGATCGAATGGTCTGGCTCAAGGTTGAACCCGAATTTGCAGGGCTTCGGTCTTTTCCCCGCTTTACAGAGCTTCTCGCAAAGATGCGTTTGGCGTAA